The Pelodiscus sinensis isolate JC-2024 chromosome 30, ASM4963464v1, whole genome shotgun sequence genome has a window encoding:
- the LOC106732937 gene encoding olfactory receptor 14A16-like gives MSNHSTMAEFLLRGFSDVRELQVLHFVLFLVLYLAALVGNLLVTMAIALNHQLQTPMYFFLVNLSIIDFGTISITVPKSMSNSLLDTKSISYVGCFTQVFLFMLLVSTEVILLTVMAYDRYVAVCHPLHYERVMNQKACVHLAAGAWLSGFLYSALHTGNTLAVSLYGSCGGLVVDQFFCDIPQLLKLACHDSGRNEIWVIAFSTCFIVSCFVFIIVSYVQIFRAVLRIPSEQGRHKAFSTCLPHLAVVSLFFSTGMFAYLKPIFTSTSRLDLVVDIFYSVVPPMLNPVIYSMRNKEIKAALWKLIGQRLFMAQKMSLLCL, from the exons ATGTCCAACCACAGCACCATGGCCGAGTTCCTGCTCCGGGGGTTCTCCGATGTCCGGGAGCTTCAGGTTCTGCACTTTGTGCTGTTCCTGGTGCTTTACCTGGCAGCCCTGGTGGGGAATCTTCTCGTCACCATGGCAATAGCCCTCAATCACCAGCTTCaaacccccatgtacttcttcctggtgaATCTCTCCATTATAGACTTTGGCACCATCTCCATCACTGTCCCCAAGTCCATGAGCAACTCCCTCTTGGACACCAAGTCAATTTCTTATGTGGGATGCTTCACCCAAGTCTTTCTATTCATGTTACTtgtttccactgaagtcatcCTACTGACGGTAATGGCCTACGACCGATATGTGGCCGTCTGCCACCCACTGCACTATGAGCGTGTGATGAACCAGAAAGCCTGTGTCCACTTGGCTGCCGGTGCCTGGCTTAGTGGTTTTCTGTACTCTGCCCTGCACACCGGGAACACATTGGCCGTCTCGTTGTATGgtagct gtggggg CCTCGTAGTGGATCAGTTCTTCTGTGACATCCCCCAGCTACTCAAGCTGGCCTGCCATGACTCCGGCCGCAATGAAATTTGGGTTATTGCATTTAGTACCTGCTTTATCGTCAGCTGCTTTGTTTTCATCATTGTGTCATATGTTCAGATCTTCAGAGCGGTGCTGAGAATCCcctcggagcagggccggcacaaagccttctccacctgcctccctcacctcgCTGTGGTCTCCTTGTTTTTTTCGACTGGCATGTTCGCCTACCTAAAACCCATCTTCACGTCCACATCTCGCCTGGACCTTGTGGTGGACATTTTCTATTCCGTGGTGCCTCCCATGCTGAACCCGGTCATCTACAGCATGAGGAACAAGGAGATCAAAGCTGCCCTGTGGAAATTGATTGGGCAGAGGTTATTCATGGCACAGAAAATGTCCCTCCTTTGCCTCTGA